The Bdellovibrio sp. ZAP7 DNA segment ATCACCCGAGGCCTTTGATTTCGTCATGCAAAGTGAATTTGACGAGAACAGTCCCGCTCTTCTTTGGCGCTCTGAAGACGGCGCAGGATTTGATTACTCGGTGGCAATCGAACTTGAAAGAGCTCAGGCAAATCGTGGCACGATCGCGCGAATGACGGTGGTATATGACAATAAAGCGGGCAAATTTGCATCCCTCTTTGAAAAATTCATGGGCAAAGATGCAGAGACCGTTTCCAGAAAGATTTTAGGCCGTATCAAAGCTTTCTGCGAAACAGGCAGTGTTCCAACCACGAAAGGCCAACCCAGCGGTCGTGCCGAAGATCTTCCACAACTTAAACATTAAAAAAGGACGAATCAATGAGAGCACTTACTTGGGAAGGCAAACACGATGTTCAAGTCAAAACCGTCAGAGATCCAAAAATTCTGGCGCCGGATGATGTGATTATCAAAATCACCACAGCCGCCATTTGTGGATCGGATCTTCATTTATATAATGGTGTCATGCCCACTATGAAAAAAGGCGATATTTTAGGACACGAAAATATGGGCGAGATCGTTGAAGTCGGACCCAATGTCAAAAAATTAAAAGTCGGAGACAAAATTGTCGTCGCTTTTGATATGGGTTGTGGCAAATGTTATCACTGTGAACGGGAAGAGTTTTCCGCGTGTGACAATTCAAATCCCAACGCACATATGGCGGAAGCTCTTTATGGAGCTAGTGGCGCAGGGCTTTACGGCTATTCTCACATGTATGGTGGATTTGCGGGAGGCCAAGCTGAATATCTGCGCGTGACTTACGCTGAAACAAATTCAATTGTCGTTCCCAACGGCATTCCCGATGAAAAGGTTTTGTTCTTAAGCGACATCTTTCCCACCGGCTACATGGCGGCGGAAAACGCGAACATTAAACGTGGAGACACCGTTTGTGTTTGGGGCGCAGGCCCGGTCGGACAACTTGCGATCCGCAGCGCATTTTTGCTGGGCGCCGAACGAGTGATCAGCATTGACCACTATGCAAGTCGCTTGGCACTCGCCAGAAAAGCCGGAGCCGAAACAATTAACTTCGATGAAGATGAAAACGGCGTGCTTGATGAAATCAAGTATCTGACTGGTGGAGTCGGTCCCGATTCCTGTATCGATGCTGTGGGGCTAGAAGCTCACGGTCACACCGCTATGGAAATTTTAGACTACGCAAAAATGTCTGTGATGCTGGCAACCGATCGCCCGAACGTTCTTCGTCAAGCGATCCAGGCCTGCCGTAAGGCCGGGACGGTTTCGATTCCTGG contains these protein-coding regions:
- a CDS encoding zinc-dependent alcohol dehydrogenase, with the protein product MRALTWEGKHDVQVKTVRDPKILAPDDVIIKITTAAICGSDLHLYNGVMPTMKKGDILGHENMGEIVEVGPNVKKLKVGDKIVVAFDMGCGKCYHCEREEFSACDNSNPNAHMAEALYGASGAGLYGYSHMYGGFAGGQAEYLRVTYAETNSIVVPNGIPDEKVLFLSDIFPTGYMAAENANIKRGDTVCVWGAGPVGQLAIRSAFLLGAERVISIDHYASRLALARKAGAETINFDEDENGVLDEIKYLTGGVGPDSCIDAVGLEAHGHTAMEILDYAKMSVMLATDRPNVLRQAIQACRKAGTVSIPGVYGGFLDKIPFGAAFGKGLKFAMGQTHTQKYMKPLLDMILQDKIDPSEIISHRIDISQGPDAYKNFNDKKEEYRKVVIKMH